In Carya illinoinensis cultivar Pawnee chromosome 7, C.illinoinensisPawnee_v1, whole genome shotgun sequence, the following are encoded in one genomic region:
- the LOC122316447 gene encoding putative HVA22-like protein g isoform X1, with translation MIGSFITRGLVMIFGYAYPAYECYKTVEKNKPEIEQLLFWCQYWILVAVLTVCERIGDAFISWVPMYSEAKLAFFIYLWYPKTKGTSYVYDSFFRPYVAKHETEIDRNLLELRTRAGDIAILYWQRAASYGQTRMYDVLQYVAAQSTPQRRPPQQPSARVHPRAAAPNRQPASPAQPQSEEPPSPTSSTSSSHHPEEEEAGSSLESKATNPAAAAAGGLDPQKATVPSEATIQAAPNETEPKPMQLEEEEAAAAAAPPSTEDNTNPAPKERVMEEAIRSTRVGMRKTRSVGKSSKNDS, from the exons ATGATAGGATCCTTTATCACCAGAGGACTCGT AATGATTTTCGGCTATGCTTATCCAGCTTATGAGTGCTAcaaaactgttgaaaagaataaGCCGGAGATCGAGCAACTTCTCTTTTGGTGCCAGTATTG GATTTTGGTGGCTGTTTTGACAGTTTGTGAGAGAATTGGAGACGCTTTTATCTCATG GGTTCCAATGTACAGCGAAGCTAAGTTGGCATTCTTTATATATTTGTGGTACCCAAAAACAAAG GGAACATCGTACGTCTATGATTCATTCTTTAGACCGTATGTTGCAAAGCATGAGACTGAGATTGATCGGAACTTGTTGGAACTGAGGACTAGGGCTGGAGATATTGCAATTTTGTATTGGCAAAGAGCCGCAAGCTATGGCCAGACAAGAATGTATGATGTTTTACAGTATGTTGCTGCACAATCAACACCACAGCGTCGCCCACCTCAG CAACCAAGTGCCAGGGTTCACCCACGGGCTGCTGCACCTAACCGTCAACCAGCTAGTCCAGCACAACCCCAAAGTGAAGAACCCCCATCTCCCACTTCTAGTACATCTTCTAGTCACCACcctgaggaggaagaggctggtTCTTCACTAGAGTCCAAAGCTACCaatcctgcagcagcagcagcaggaggTTTGGATCCTCAAAAAGCAACTGTTCCGTCCGAGGCAACCATCCAAGCTGCACCAAATGAAACTGAGCCAAAGCCAATGCagcttgaagaagaagaagcagcagcagcagcagcgccGCCTTCAACTGAGGACAACACGAATCCTGCCCCAAAAGAGAGAGTGATGGAAGAAGCCATTCGATCTACACGCGTCGGTATGAGGAAAACCCGTTCTGTTGGCAAATCATCGAAGAATGATAGTTAG
- the LOC122316447 gene encoding putative HVA22-like protein g isoform X2: MIFGYAYPAYECYKTVEKNKPEIEQLLFWCQYWILVAVLTVCERIGDAFISWVPMYSEAKLAFFIYLWYPKTKGTSYVYDSFFRPYVAKHETEIDRNLLELRTRAGDIAILYWQRAASYGQTRMYDVLQYVAAQSTPQRRPPQQPSARVHPRAAAPNRQPASPAQPQSEEPPSPTSSTSSSHHPEEEEAGSSLESKATNPAAAAAGGLDPQKATVPSEATIQAAPNETEPKPMQLEEEEAAAAAAPPSTEDNTNPAPKERVMEEAIRSTRVGMRKTRSVGKSSKNDS, from the exons ATGATTTTCGGCTATGCTTATCCAGCTTATGAGTGCTAcaaaactgttgaaaagaataaGCCGGAGATCGAGCAACTTCTCTTTTGGTGCCAGTATTG GATTTTGGTGGCTGTTTTGACAGTTTGTGAGAGAATTGGAGACGCTTTTATCTCATG GGTTCCAATGTACAGCGAAGCTAAGTTGGCATTCTTTATATATTTGTGGTACCCAAAAACAAAG GGAACATCGTACGTCTATGATTCATTCTTTAGACCGTATGTTGCAAAGCATGAGACTGAGATTGATCGGAACTTGTTGGAACTGAGGACTAGGGCTGGAGATATTGCAATTTTGTATTGGCAAAGAGCCGCAAGCTATGGCCAGACAAGAATGTATGATGTTTTACAGTATGTTGCTGCACAATCAACACCACAGCGTCGCCCACCTCAG CAACCAAGTGCCAGGGTTCACCCACGGGCTGCTGCACCTAACCGTCAACCAGCTAGTCCAGCACAACCCCAAAGTGAAGAACCCCCATCTCCCACTTCTAGTACATCTTCTAGTCACCACcctgaggaggaagaggctggtTCTTCACTAGAGTCCAAAGCTACCaatcctgcagcagcagcagcaggaggTTTGGATCCTCAAAAAGCAACTGTTCCGTCCGAGGCAACCATCCAAGCTGCACCAAATGAAACTGAGCCAAAGCCAATGCagcttgaagaagaagaagcagcagcagcagcagcgccGCCTTCAACTGAGGACAACACGAATCCTGCCCCAAAAGAGAGAGTGATGGAAGAAGCCATTCGATCTACACGCGTCGGTATGAGGAAAACCCGTTCTGTTGGCAAATCATCGAAGAATGATAGTTAG